One Ardenticatenales bacterium DNA segment encodes these proteins:
- a CDS encoding type II toxin-antitoxin system Phd/YefM family antitoxin encodes METVGAYEAKTHLSELLERVARQGARITITRHGVPVAILQPVDPNEQVDVATVIADLRHFRQQNSLGDTTIRDLIEEGRR; translated from the coding sequence ATGGAAACGGTCGGCGCTTATGAAGCGAAAACCCATCTTTCGGAATTACTGGAGCGCGTTGCGCGGCAAGGCGCTCGCATCACCATCACCCGACACGGTGTGCCCGTGGCCATCCTGCAACCCGTTGATCCAAACGAGCAGGTTGATGTTGCTACGGTCATTGCGGACCTGCGTCACTTTCGCCAACAAAACAGTCTGGGCGATACGACGATTCGTGACCTGATCGAAGAAGGCAGGCGTTAA
- a CDS encoding type II toxin-antitoxin system VapC family toxin, translated as MSSLFVIDNSVIMTWCFQDEADPYADAVLDKLITAKAIVPSIWPLEVVNVLLVAEHRWRLRQTDSVRFLALLAQLPITVEHERIEKRMGEILALGRATHLSSYDAAYLELSMRLGLPIATLDQKLLAAAQQVAVPLFDI; from the coding sequence ATGAGCAGCCTCTTTGTTATTGACAATTCCGTCATCATGACCTGGTGTTTCCAGGATGAAGCGGACCCCTATGCGGACGCCGTGCTTGACAAATTGATAACCGCAAAGGCCATCGTACCGTCTATCTGGCCGCTGGAGGTTGTGAATGTGCTGTTGGTCGCGGAGCACCGGTGGCGGCTGCGCCAGACAGATAGCGTACGTTTCCTGGCGCTGCTGGCACAATTACCGATCACTGTGGAACATGAGCGCATAGAGAAAAGAATGGGTGAGATTCTGGCCCTGGGAAGGGCGACCCATCTTTCGAGCTATGACGCGGCCTATCTAGAGCTATCCATGCGGCTGGGATTACCCATAGCGACGCTTGACCAGAAATTGCTTGCCGCGGCCCAGCAGGTAGCCGTTCCCTTGTTCGACATCTAG